One genomic window of Metopolophium dirhodum isolate CAU chromosome 4, ASM1992520v1, whole genome shotgun sequence includes the following:
- the LOC132943562 gene encoding uncharacterized protein LOC132943562, with the protein MDDSYLDVAADYVDECKITQMNYHSFKPYSNMSLSNNDEIRISVLNMDSYTLSCESYIYIEGKVNKPSDAVGDVRFSNNGLAFLFSEMRYEINGIEIQKLKSPGISSCLKAYCSYTPNDLNTLENSAWDSTMDSEDNKNFMSNNVFTGCIPLKHLFGFCEDYKKILLNCNQ; encoded by the coding sequence ATGGATGACTCGTATTTAGACGTTGCAGCCGACTATGTCGACGAGTGTAAAATAACGCAGATGAATTATCATTCATTCAAACCGTACTCAAACATGTCTTTATCTAATAACGATGAAATTAGAATAAGTGTTTTAAATATGGATTCATACACTTTATCGTGTGAGAGCTATATTTACATCGAGGGGAAAGTGAATAAACCTAGTGATGCTGTTGGTGATgtacgtttttcaaataatggatTGGCATTTTTATTCTCTGAAATGCGATATGAAATAAACGGAATAGAAATACAGAAATTAAAATCACCCGGAATTTCGTCTTGTTTGAAAGCATACTGCTCGTATACTCCAAATGACCTGAACACTCTAGAGAACTCTGCTTGGGACTCGACCATGGATAGTgaagataataaaaattttatgtcCAACAATGTATTTACCGGGTGTATTCCTCTGAAACATTTATTCGGATTTTGTGaggactataaaaaaatattacttaattgtaATCAGTAA